GCTTATTGTTTGCGGAAGGCACGATGCGCAGTGCTCTATTCAATACTCTATCGAGATGCATGAGGGCATGCCTAATTCTATCTTCGTTCCATTTGAGCATAGTAATCATTATCCTTTTTTAGAAGAAGTCACTAAGTTCACTTCTTCTACTCAAGAATTTTATAAATCGTTACACAAAAAAAGTAGCAGGCACTAAACCTGCTACTTTTTTCATATTTTATTTCCCTACAAACGTAACCTGTTCGCCAGTTGCCCAGCCTCCCATTGGCACCACTGTATATTTCATTCCTTGTTGCAACGTTGCACCGTTTTGTAAATCAAAGATTCCTACTGCACCTTTTCGAGAACTGAAACGATATTGCGCTTCTACTTTCTTTCCGTCTTCACTTTGCAATTCTACTTTTCTACCAGCAAAAAGTTCCATGCTCGGATCTTTGTCTAATGTAACTTGAAGAGAGTTATTATCTATCCCTTCTGCACTTTGAATGACTAACGGAGCGATAGACGAAGCAGTAAACTTCGGGTTTTTAACAGTCGCCCAATCAGACGTAATTGTGTATTCTGTTCCTAGTTTCAACGTTTGACCAGCAGGTAAGCGGAATTTAGGCGCTTGTCTACCATCTGCCGCTTGTGTGAACGGAACATATCCAACTTCAATTTTTTCACCCGAACTTGCTGTAATTGTTAGTTTTCTATCACGAAGTGAAGAAATAACTTGATATTGTTTACCGTCTTTATCTTTATTTTCATCATCTAATTGGAAGGCTTGATCGCCTCTTCCAGCTTTATATGCTTCAATAATGTTCGCGTAATCTGTCACACCATCTTCTAAAAATGATTCAATTTCAAATGTATCATTCGTCACTTGCTTCGCCTGACGAATATTAATTTTTTCCGAACTCCCTTCAAACTTTTCTTTTTTCCCGCCCTTATAACTTAACGTATATTTTTCACCTGGCTTTTGCACTTTAACGGGTACGATATATGTACTCGTTGCTCCTGTTTTTAACCGTGGTACGTTTACAATTTCTAATCCGTTACTAAATACGAAATTTTTCTTAATAGCATCTAAGTTTTCTAATTTCACCTCTTCTTCTGATAAAGGTTTAGAAAATGTTAGTTGTAATGTCATTGCGTTTAATGGCTCTAGTTTCGTAATTTGTGCTTGCTGTTTTTTCTTCTCTTTCTTCGCCTCTTGCTTCGTTTCTTGTTTTGTTTCCGCCTTCGTTTCACCTTGCGTACACCCTGTTACAAGCACTGTAAATCCAAGTACTGCCGGTACTAAAAATTTCATTTTTTTCATCTTTATACCCTCCAAATTTATGATCAATATTTTCATTGCTTCCTGTGATATTTATAATAAATAGCAGGTATAAATTGCTTATAAATAAATTATTAAAAAAAGATAAAATAAAGATAATATATTTTTTATCCGATATTTTTCTAGATGTGAATTTAAAAGAAAGTAGCGATGTTTATAAAAAAGATGTGATGTGTTGAATAAAATCGTGCTATTTGCAAGAAAGTTACGATACTTTGTCCTTTTTAGGTATAGTGATCTAAAGGGGGAAATTGAAAGAAAAAGTAAATCTGAATTAAAAAGTTGAAGGGTTCTTTAGTGGAAATAGAATAATAGGAGTTTGCTGCTTTTTTCTGTTACATCTAAACACTTTAAATACTTCATCACCGGAACTACAGGTATTCCGCCTTCATCAAGAAGCAAATACATTTTCCTATTACCATCAAGTAATACTTCTTGCACTTTCATAAGATCTTCCACTAATTAAAGAAAGTTATACCTTTTTATATTTTATATAAAATTGAAGATTTATATCTTAGCTATTGTTAGTTTTTCAGTTGGAACTTCCGAATATATTATTTCAGGAATTTTAGATACGATAGCAGATTCACTTGGAATAACTTTGGCTGCAGCAGGTCAATTCATTACAATATTCTCACTTGTATATGCAATATTTACACCTATTCTTATGGGAATAACATCTAGTATTGACAGACGTAAACTAATGATTTTTTCGCTAGGTTTGTTCGTAATAGGTAATATCTTGGCATTCATCTTACCAGGTTACGGATTATTTGTATTAGCTCGAGTAATTATGGCACTGGGGGCAGGAATGGTTGTTGTTATAGCATTAACTATCGTTGCAAAGATAGCACCAGAAGGTAAACAAGGCAGCGCGATTGCTACAGTGGTTATGGGGTTTACCGCTTCCTTAATCATAGGGGTACCTCTTGGAAGAATTATTTCTAGTACATTAGGTTGGAAAGCTGTTTTTGGTGGAATAGCACTGCTAGGAATTCTTGCGATGATAATAATTAGAGCATCTATTCCACTTATTAAAGGTGATAAGTCTGTACCACTAGTTAAACAGTTGGCTCTTCTTAAGAAAAGAAGGGTTACAATTGGATTGGCAATTACTTTTTTCTGGCTTGGGGGATATTCAGTTGCTTATACTTAT
The DNA window shown above is from Bacillus clarus and carries:
- a CDS encoding transposase, whose translation is MKVQEVLLDGNRKMYLLLDEGGIPVVPVMKYLKCLDVTEKSSKLLLFYFH
- a CDS encoding MFS transporter translates to MKLKIYILAIVSFSVGTSEYIISGILDTIADSLGITLAAAGQFITIFSLVYAIFTPILMGITSSIDRRKLMIFSLGLFVIGNILAFILPGYGLFVLARVIMALGAGMVVVIALTIVAKIAPEGKQGSAIATVVMGFTASLIIGVPLGRIISSTLGWKAVFGGIALLGILAMIIIRASIPLIKGDKSVPLVKQLALLKKRRVTIGLAITFFWLGGYSVAYTYLSPYLLHVSGIEENLLSGLLLIFGIASLFGSKFGGFSTDRWGVQKTLLSGMSLHIIMLVLLSIVTNSYISVLIILILWSFATWSSGPTQQYNLATIEPESAGILLGLNQSIMKLVMAAGAGIGGIFVEKVSLSSVSWIGALGVAIAIVATLVLSRAQSSKMSVEHKNS